From the Phyllobacterium sp. T1293 genome, the window CATCGCGCAGCTGGACAACACCATCGCCGGTTGACCAGGCGCTGACATAAACGAAGTGCAGCGGAACCGGATCGGCAACGGCAATCGGCGTGTTGACGCCTGACTTGATTGTCGCATCCATGGTCTGACGATCCCAGCCCGGCGTGCTGCGCAACAGCCAGACATTGAGGTCACGCACGTTCTGCACGCGCACGCAGCCCGACGAATCGAAACGCATGAGCTTGTTGAAATTGCCCTGCTGCGGCGTGTCGTGCATGTAGACAGCGTAAGGGTTGGCGAAGTTGATTTTCGTCGAGGACATGGCGTTGATCTTGCCTGGGTCCTGACGGAACATCAGCTTGACCGCATCATCCGTATTCCAGTCGACGCTTTCCGGTGGCACTTCCTGACGCTGCTCGTTGAACAGACGGATCTTGTTGCGCGTCAGATAAGTCGGGTCCTTGCGCATCAGCGGGATAATATCCTTCTGAATGATCGACTTTGGTGCCGTCCAGTAAGGATTGAGAATGACTTCGGAAATCTTGGAGTCGAGAATCGGCGTCTGGCGGTCGATCTTGCCGACGATGGCCGTGTGGCGCTGCACGACGCGGCCGCCTTCAACGGCTTCGATCTGCGCTGCCGGAATATTGACCATGACATAGCGGCTACCCTGATTTGCAGCGGCCAAGGTGCGCACGCGCTCC encodes:
- a CDS encoding L,D-transpeptidase family protein, which translates into the protein MGNTMKKLGSSGLDRRTFLTGVATAGLAAISSSAWADDPAINDILASPRRGNWDDQFDARSSAHAKVASFQPIASPETVSFIESAINTYSQIVANGGWPNVPITTKLQLGVVDPTVPALRKRLMVSGDLSESAGLSTSFDTYVDAAVKRFQARHGLPADGVMGQFTIAALNIPANIRLGQLQTNLERVRTLAAANQGSRYVMVNIPAAQIEAVEGGRVVQRHTAIVGKIDRQTPILDSKISEVILNPYWTAPKSIIQKDIIPLMRKDPTYLTRNKIRLFNEQRQEVPPESVDWNTDDAVKLMFRQDPGKINAMSSTKINFANPYAVYMHDTPQQGNFNKLMRFDSSGCVRVQNVRDLNVWLLRSTPGWDRQTMDATIKSGVNTPIAVADPVPLHFVYVSAWSTGDGVVQLRDDIYERDGQQALSIGTNT